A segment of the Lycium ferocissimum isolate CSIRO_LF1 chromosome 10, AGI_CSIRO_Lferr_CH_V1, whole genome shotgun sequence genome:
TATAAcctattgaaatatttttgaacttgtGTAAGCCAACAACAAGATAGTAACTTAAAAGGgctatttgatttatttcacGTATCAGCAATTTCAGAGGCTTGTCGTTTcactgattttgtcagcctattaTAATGTCTTGTTGCTTTTGGGCACCGATCAATGTTTGTCCCTCCTTGCGTAAATTTATCTTGGAGTTCTTGCTTGTGTAGGATTAGTTTTACACAATTACATTTATAGTTCTATTTTATTTACGATTATTATtcttgtaaaaaaaattataacacaaatttgaaaagaaattcaaaggctCAGTGAGCCTTTAGTTTTCATTTAGTAGCAATTAAATATTAACGGATCCGACTCCTCTCTATTTTCATtgtctccattttccccaagttcttaCTTGAATAAGAGACACAttacatgagttaaaattaatggttaagttttaattaactaaagtaagattctaactatggtttgaataattaataaatatttcatatatttgctttcaaaattttaagaatcCCACAATTATAACTACAGCTATTTTATTGGgatacaatatttttaaaatacttattattagtaataaatgtagtacttatctttttctttttttttttaatttgaagtggGCGACCACGGTGCCGTGGGCCTCAACCATTTCCGGTTGGTGGTGGGGTCGGTGGTACATTGGTCCAATtgcttaaaattttaataaaacacTGCTGAATGTCCTTCTACACCATTTAGTGGGCTTGGGCTGGGCCGGTGGTGGGCCGGGTTCGGGctggcccggcccacttgacaccctttgccaatatgagacggagggagtagtaaccTATTTATTGAATTCGAATTTGAAGATAATCCTCTCAGTTATTCAATGTGTTTGCTGGAATATTTCCTTGTACTTTCTAGTCTCAGCTTATGGGCAAACgaattttatttacttttatagtAACACTAACAACATATCTGTAAAATTAGGCATTTGCCTTTTGTTGTGTTGCTTAATTTGACGAAATTGTAATGTGGGTTGTCGAAAATTGGTTCTAATTTCGAATATCCACGAGAATATTCTTGTTTGGGCTAACGTTGTTTGCAGGTTCGGCTCGATCATAAGGCcagtaaaacattttttttaaaatgttataCTGGGATTAtaatgggtatgttattgttctTGTATGCATTAAATTCTAATACCCCACTTTTACTATTCTTATTAGTAAATATTCTAATTCTGTACTGTTTTAATATGTTTTTTCTTGCACTGAGGGTCTAtgggaaacaacctctctacctcccaagatagggtaaggtctgcgtacacactatcctccccaaacccaacttgtggaattacactgggtatgttgttgtaaatattctaattccaaaaagagatttttcttttcttttcagaaGGATGAATTAAATCCCAAAAAGGAGCCTTTGATagctatattatcaattgaaaaggATGTGTTAGAACAAACGGATTATAAAACAGCAGTTCATGActtcacacaaaaaaaaaaaagagctagaaaagtagactttaaataaaaatatacaagACGACCtttcatttctttaaaaaagatTTAGGACTTCTCTGTgaagtttggctttaggcccccGATCTTGTTAAGCTGCCCCTGGTTGTTTGCCACACAATTGGAAAAAAGAACCAAACAAGTTTTATAGGACGAACGATAAAGCCATAAAGGGAAAGTATCTAAATGTGCctatgtaatatcataaattACCCAAGTGATAAGTTAAATTAAGATACACATTTATCAACTAACTGCGATTAAGTAACAAAGTTAATCCATATGATACGACACATGCCAGCGATGGTTTAGTGAGGGCACAAGTGTGCCGATCGAGAAATTTAACGAACGCCTTCTCAATCAGCAAACTATATGGGTTTTAATCAGCAAGGCGAGGTATTTATTATCTTGATTATACTTGTTGGGTTTGTGTAGTGTGAATGAGAAATTCAGTGACTTTCCCGAAGAGGCACTAAGAGCAAAGGATGTGACTTTTCTGTAAAGTCACCACACCTTTTCATAACACCCATTCGTTGGCTATATAAGTTGAAATTCTGCTTCAGATTTTTAATTCATTGAAGCATAAAAAAACTACTGAAAAATAACAGATTTTTATATCTCCTCTCACTCTTGCATTCtgcattttttttcaaaagcaaaACGTAAGTGTTCAATGTGATTTGCTGCCGCCATTTGAGTTCGCTGAAGTTCTGCAATTTGCATTGCATTCTATCCTGGGAGAAATTAATCCATTAACCTTGGCAACTGTGAGGGGATTagattccttaaggacacacaagaAACTTGTGGGCTCGGaaatttttgtttcatttaCCTTTTGTTCTTAACATTGTTTCTGGTTCCTTTTGTTGTTTAAACAGAAACTAGTTCTGCTAAAATATTGGTTTGAACACTTAGAGATAACAATACTGTATTCCAGAAAATGACTTTTTCATTCACTTGATTATTATCTCTCATGATTTTTGCTTACATTATTGACCGCAAGGTCAATACCCTTGTATACAAGCTGCAAATCTTCCTCGTCTTTATTTTATCTACACATTCTTAGGAATGTAATGGaccttttaattaatttctccTCAATACTATGAATGTTTGATACAGAaaaatttgatttgatacataATACTTAAGAATTATGAGCCAACTACATATTTGAAGGAGCACTTATAGCTTTATATTTGAAGGAGCACTTATAGCTTTAGTTCTCCTAGAGAATTTGTACATGATCATCCTAGCAATCTTATAGAACCAGAAAGTACTAACAAGTTGCAGTCCGAAAGACATGGCCTGTAAAATCATGTATAAACATTAAGTCACCAATTTGTTGTTTTCAAATAAGATTTTTCAAAGTAAAACAATTGTGTATTGGCACATAATTAAATATTTGAAGTTACCTTAATGAGGATAGGATTATCAGTAGAAAGAGTGACATAGGTTACGTATGGGCCTCCTATCATCCTAGCACTGCTGAAAATTATAGCAAATAAAACCTGCAAAAGAGATCAACCCTAAATTAACAACTTAAAACTCTGTGTCCACTAAACTGATACATCAGATAAAATGTAACCGAAGAAATATAGTAAAAAActttaaatttgaaagaaataaattagaatatgAGAAACTAACATCAGCTGCAAGATTAATGTCAGTATTTATGTATCCAAGCTCTTTAAGAATCTCCCTGAAGTGTAGGAATGGACTGGAAATCTCTGTCAACCACAATGCTGCTATCAGTATTGAACCACACTGCATATCACAAACATTTCTTAGGTACATGTAaggatttaatttatatatactgTCAGTCTAAAATTTACTTTTTACACTATCAATTTATTTAACATGTTATGATATGGTAATTggatattttcatattgttaatTCCACTTTTTATAAATAAGTTTACCTGTAACTAACTATCCTAACATGTTAATGTATGTGACCCTATTTCTTTTTCAGTTTGCTCTAAAGAGAATGATTCTCtaaatttaacttaaacttcTTATTCTATTCTCGATGATAAGCTTTTGGGGCAGcacaaatattatttatatgacAAGTTTAAGAACATAAGTTTCAACAGTCTTATAACCAGACATacattatgacatatttaagtAGAATAGCATTCACTGACCACTTTTCAGTCCtgtaattgaaaaatagtcattgtcatgaaatttcaaattccaCTGATGAAACTCCATGACAATATTGTAAAGTTTCAACTGTAGAATTGAAAATGATAAGCTAAAAAGTGATTGTTTTTTATacgataaattttaaaagtcttcattttttattttatgtatagtTAAACAGGGTCACATAAACTTATAGCGCATAGCGCATACATAAACaagatgattttacttacccgTTCATAGGCAAGCCCAGCTCCAAGTCCAACACCACTCACCAAATGATGAATCGAGTTATCAATCTTCACTTGCTTGTCAAAAAGACAACATACAATATCATATATAAGATATGCCATTGTTATTGCCATTGCCCTCATctgtaattaattttttcaagcATCACCTTTAGAACAGAACTTGACCTGTTGACCATATTCTTgacataaaaaacaaaaaataaacaataataaaaagtaGTCTCTCGGTCTCAATTAGAGTGAATGTGTTTGATTCAGCACAGAGTTTAAGAGGAAAATGAagagttttgaaacttgttatctaaaataagtcatataaaTCTTTGTGGCTATAAATAATCTCATTAAGGTTAAAATGAGAAGTTTGAATTTACTTGTTACTGTATATAGaaagatgtcattcttttttaaacttacTAAAGAGTATCACATAGATTAGGACAGAGATAGTACCTGTTCGTGAGAAGATCTTGAAGCCAAAGGACAAAGTGGGCAACGCCAATCTTGAACAGAAATAGAAGCTAAAGTTACTGCTAAAATTGCATGAACTGTTGACACCAAACGGttacaaaaatcaaaagaacGATTTGGAAACAACTTTCTTGTTAATAGAAACAATGTTGTCCATGATACAACTCCAAATACAATTAAATCTATGATTGTATCATCCATCTAGCAGCAATTCCCAGAACAAAGCAAGCAGTTCTCTTAGAATAAAAATAGATAATACAAGAAATATAAATGGATGAGATTCTGGATGAGAAAAGTACAAGAAAAAGTCAGCCAGTAATATTAATAACAAAATTCAAGAGTTTCACATATCAAAGTTGGGCAGGTAGTAGACGGTTGAAGTCATTGcattaattttctttaaaaattagcTTAGCGTACGTTGTTTGCGACAAAATATGTAGATTCCAAAAATCTGCTTCGCTGTTTGACTTTCCTTATTAAACAAGCATAATCCATGTTCCTGGCACATATCTCCATGTATATATGTGGAATGCATTAATCTACATTGGGGTCCAAAACAAATTATAGTCGATTTAGAGGAGGGTTAATTAGTTAGGGTTTCACATTCATAAACACTTTGAACGATTGATTGAGTACAAATTTGTGTCAATATTTTAAGAGTACCCAAAGA
Coding sequences within it:
- the LOC132035285 gene encoding uncharacterized protein LOC132035285, which produces MDDTIIDLIVFGVVSWTTLFLLTRKLFPNRSFDFCNRLVSTVHAILAVTLASISVQDWRCPLCPLASRSSHEQMRAMAITMAYLIYDIVCCLFDKQVKIDNSIHHLVSGVGLGAGLAYERCGSILIAALWLTEISSPFLHFREILKELGYINTDINLAADVLFAIIFSSARMIGGPYVTYVTLSTDNPILIKAMSFGLQLVSTFWFYKIARMIMYKFSRRTKAISAPSNIKL